In Candidatus Jettenia caeni, the DNA window AAACTAAACGACGGCATCTTTACATCCAGCCATGGTCTCAGATCTATGGGATCTTTTAAGAATTCAAATGCCCACGCAGGCTGAACCTTCTTACCTTCGCCATATAACAAGGGCGGAGCGAATACCCTTGCCTCTTCAGGCACGAGACCCTCATTATCGACATGGTATTCTATAATCGACGATGCAAAATTAACCTTCTTAACCCATTCCTTACGCACGATTCGTTCTGTATCAATGAAGACAGTCTCGCCTGCTTTTTGCTTAAGTTCACCGCTATCTTTCATAAGTTGAAAATATACCCCATCTTCCTCATCCAGCTTTACCATTCCCGTAAGTTCTATTCCTTCTTCAATATACAATCTGTCCACATCAAGCTGGTGGCATCCGGTACAATGGTACTTTCCAATGAGTCTCTTCCCCTCTGCTATGCCCCGTTCGCTCTCTGTAAGCCTGCCGATATACGCATCGGGAAGTTTTTCCTCTTTCAGCCCGGTAAGCAGCACGAGCAATGATTCTATTTCTTCACCAGTTAATACGAAATCAGGCATCTTCAATTGATCCTCAGGTTTTTTGTACTTTCCTTTATCAAATTGTCTTGGATCTTGCAATTTTGCCCGTAGCCATGCCCGCCTTGCCTCACCTGCATTCTCTGAGATATGCTTGAGCCCAACTTCGCCCAGTATTCTTTTTTCCAAAAGTCCAAAATCGAGTAATTCCACATGTTTAGACCCGATAGCCGATAACTCGACTCCAATTTTACCTAGCCCTTCCATACCCTGTATTTCATGACAGCTAAAACAACCATATTTCTTAATTAAGGCCTCTCCTGCACGCGCCCGTTCCTTATCCTCTGACCACGCCACATCTGTCAACCCGTCTCTTGTAAAACCCATAGCTGTCTTACTTATCAGGTATCCAGCAACTAAACTTGCTTTTTCCTGATTAAGCCTGAAGTTTGGCATACGGGTAAGCGGCTCTTTTCCTTTCGGGTTTATAATCCACTCTACCAGATACCCATAGTTTATCTTCTCTCCTATCCTTGCCAGATTAGGCGCAAACCCACGCTCTGTATCTTTCTCATAAGAATGGCATGCCATGCATCCAATATACTCAAAGATAAAGTCTCCGCTAGATAATTGTCCTTCATCAAATTTGGGTATCTCATCATGTATACCGCTTTCATCTGCATGCTGCCACAGATAGGCTGCTATGGATTGAGATTCCTCTTCTGAAAGTTTGAAATTGGGCATCAACGTGGTAGGGCGGAAGGATTTTGGATCTTTTATCCATTTTGTAATCCAGCCAGGTTTTACTTTATTTTTTATATTTCTCAGGCCAGGACCTATCATTCTGTGTTTATCTTTACCGAAACCCGTTGTTTCGTGGCATCCATGGCAGCCAAGCTCTTCGAATAGCCTTCTCCCTTGCCAGAGAATTTCTGCGCCTTTTACTTCTTTGCCTTCGTTATGGCACCGGATGCATGATCCCTGAGCGGATTTACCCCGGTGTATCGGTGTAAGCCAGTATTCAACCTCTCCATGCGCCTTCTTTACCCCTGATGTAGCGTTAGCCTGACCCTCGTGACAGAGCACGCAGCCAAATCTTTCCGGTGGATGATTACCTAAATATAAATCACGATTAGGATGGCTTACATACGGTTGTTCTGTAGATACATTTTCTGTCCTGGTAATACCCACATGGCACGACATACACCGGTCTACGATAGATAAGTCCTCCAGATACATCTGGTATATTTGCAGACTCGGCCGGGTCTTTTTGAAATTTTTTAATTGCGCTTCGTATTTTTTCATTCCTGCCGTATAGGAATCTAATTCCCCGGTATAGGTAGTAATGCCGCGCTTCAGTTCTGTCAATCTCGTCTCTACAGAAACTAAATTGTCTTCAGCCTCTTTTACCTTTGCAGCAAGGTCATTACCCTTCTCCTCCAGCGCTGCAATTTCATGTATGATATATTCACTCGGATCTTTTCCAAAGATATACTCCTTCTCCATGCGTCCATTCCGCGCCACAATTGCCTTAAACCGTAAGGATTCTAATGTTTTACTCAATACCGTTTGTTCTTCTGATAACTTTTTGTATTCATTTTGTATTGGTGGTTTTTTGAAGTCTTCCCACGCATGTTCCAGGTTGTTTTTTGCCTCTCCATAGTTCTTTTGGGTGTCTGGGCTTTCAAAAATTGCACGTTCCTTTTCGTATGCCTGTCTGATTTTGTCTAATTCTAGGCGATAAAATTGCTTTTGATATTTTTTCCACGGCCGTCTGTCAACAGTCTCATTTACAAGCGCCCATATGGTGACTGCTACAAGGATAAAACTCACCATGACATATATGACCAGGTAAGACTTGTCTTCCTCTCTTCTCATGGGATGCAGATTTTTGTTGTCAGACATAATTTATATCTTATATGTTAAACCACGGTGTTACCCATATATATTTTACATGAAATACAAGCCTCAGAAATACCTTTATCGGCAGTGCAACCATAGATAAGAAAAGAAACGCCACGATGGAGTATTTGATAATGCCGAGTTTTTCTAATGCTACGCTCTCTTTTGCCTTCATAAGGCGGTACGGAATTGTTATACCCATGAAGAAGTATCCTATCACAACTGCGCCGCCTATGATAAAGCCCAACAAAGATTTCGAATCAATACCTATGAAACTGGTCAGATCATAGTTGGTTTCAGCTACGATCCGGTGGGGATCCCATTCTTGCCACGGCCAGAACCAAAGCCAACCCGGCCCACGCATGAAGACGCCGATGATAATAAGCAATATCCATAAGATATGAAATCCAAAACAGAAGGTAAGTAAGGCAAATTTTCTTTCCTTAAAGGTATAATATCCGTTGCCTTTGGGATTAAAATCTACGTA includes these proteins:
- a CDS encoding putative cytochrome c, with protein sequence MSDNKNLHPMRREEDKSYLVIYVMVSFILVAVTIWALVNETVDRRPWKKYQKQFYRLELDKIRQAYEKERAIFESPDTQKNYGEAKNNLEHAWEDFKKPPIQNEYKKLSEEQTVLSKTLESLRFKAIVARNGRMEKEYIFGKDPSEYIIHEIAALEEKGNDLAAKVKEAEDNLVSVETRLTELKRGITTYTGELDSYTAGMKKYEAQLKNFKKTRPSLQIYQMYLEDLSIVDRCMSCHVGITRTENVSTEQPYVSHPNRDLYLGNHPPERFGCVLCHEGQANATSGVKKAHGEVEYWLTPIHRGKSAQGSCIRCHNEGKEVKGAEILWQGRRLFEELGCHGCHETTGFGKDKHRMIGPGLRNIKNKVKPGWITKWIKDPKSFRPTTLMPNFKLSEEESQSIAAYLWQHADESGIHDEIPKFDEGQLSSGDFIFEYIGCMACHSYEKDTERGFAPNLARIGEKINYGYLVEWIINPKGKEPLTRMPNFRLNQEKASLVAGYLISKTAMGFTRDGLTDVAWSEDKERARAGEALIKKYGCFSCHEIQGMEGLGKIGVELSAIGSKHVELLDFGLLEKRILGEVGLKHISENAGEARRAWLRAKLQDPRQFDKGKYKKPEDQLKMPDFVLTGEEIESLLVLLTGLKEEKLPDAYIGRLTESERGIAEGKRLIGKYHCTGCHQLDVDRLYIEEGIELTGMVKLDEEDGVYFQLMKDSGELKQKAGETVFIDTERIVRKEWVKKVNFASSIIEYHVDNEGLVPEEARVFAPPLLYGEGKKVQPAWAFEFLKDPIDLRPWLDVKMPSFSLPNEEAASLVRFFAMRENEEYPYEYIVETKKEYREEKEARSPGYLLAAKKLFESKDVNCTLCHVKGEKMPEGDPTGWAPDLMLARTRLKPDWIKRWLLDPQSIQPGTKMPKFFREGEFQDYIPGTPQEQAEAMKDYLMNLEE
- a CDS encoding putative cytochrome-related protein; translation: MDTKEEKTKEKGRYRALTFIKGPALAKEKDADISESELPTWPYLVRKEFLTVIICTILLIVWSVLLDAPLEEHSDPTMTPNPAKAPWYFLGLQEMLVYFDPWIAGVVFPMLIIIGLMAIPYVDFNPKGNGYYTFKERKFALLTFCFGFHILWILLIIIGVFMRGPGWLWFWPWQEWDPHRIVAETNYDLTSFIGIDSKSLLGFIIGGAVVIGYFFMGITIPYRLMKAKESVALEKLGIIKYSIVAFLFLSMVALPIKVFLRLVFHVKYIWVTPWFNI